One window of the Zea mays cultivar B73 chromosome 3, Zm-B73-REFERENCE-NAM-5.0, whole genome shotgun sequence genome contains the following:
- the LOC100383200 gene encoding Polyamine oxidase 1-like, producing MVATKPRVAVVGAGVAGLTAAHRLCAAGGERFEVTVVEAGARAGGRVLTSEFAGHRVEMGATWVQGVDGSPVYALARDAGALACGKDLPPYERMDGFPGRVLTVAEGGEEVDADRVASPIEELYRGMMEAARAGEAGGGGGVEEYLSRGLRAFQAARPGGGKELEEVEDALLAMHINRERADTSADDLGDLDLATEGEYRDFPGEHVTIPAGYSRVVDHLVAALPPDTVRLGLRLRRLDWSETPLRLHFDDGATAISADHVILTVSLGVLKASLGKDAHAAGGIAFDPPLPQFKREAVARLGFGVVNKMFMELEAVPAARPEGDRGGGGEHPLAASAPPEFPFLHMAFRGHVSEIPWWMRGTESICPVHAGSSVALAWFAGREAEHLESLPDDEVIRGVHSTLDSFLPAPSRWRVKRIKRSGWATDQLFLGSYTYVPVGSSGEDLDRMAEPLPRRLDADVDVARAPPPRVLFAGEATHRTHYSTTHAAYLSGVREAERLLQHYA from the coding sequence ATGGTGGCCACGAAGCCGCGGGTCGCCGTAGTCGGCGCAGGCGTGGCCGGGCTCACAGCGGCGCACCGGCTCTGCGCCGCAGGCGGCGAGAGGTTCGAGGTGACGGTCGTAGAGGCCGGCGCCCGCGCGGGCGGGCGGGTGCTCACGTCCGAGTTCGCCGGCCACCGCGTCGAGATGGGCGCCACGTGGGTGCAGGGGGTCGATGGGAGCCCCGTGTACGCGCTCGCgcgcgacgccggcgcgctcgcctgCGGCAAGGACCTTCCCCCGTACGAGCGCATGGACGGGTTCCCCGGCCGCGTGCTCACGGTCGCCGAGGGCGGCGAGGAGGTCGACGCCGACCGGGTGGCCAGTCCGATCGAGGAGCTGTACAGGGGCATGATGGAGGCCGCGCGCGCCGGCGAGGCCGGCGGCGGAGGTGGCGTCGAGGAGTACCTGAGTCGCGGCCTCCGAGCGTTCCAGGCGGCGCGACCGGGCGGCGGCAAGGAGCTGGAGGAGGTCGAGGACGCGCTGCTCGCCATGCACATCAACCGGGAGAGGGCGGACACCTCCGCCGACGACCTCGGCGACCTCGACCTCGCCACCGAGGGCGAGTACCGCGACTTCCCCGGCGAGCACGTCACGATCCCTGCCGGGTACTCCCGCGTCGTGGACCACCTCGTCGCGGCGCTCCCGCCGGATACCGTTCGCCTCggcctccgcctccgccgcctCGACTGGAGCGAGACCCCCCTGCGACTTCACTTCGACGATGGCGCGACGGCGATCTCCGCCGACCACGTCATCCTCACGGTGTCGCTGGGCGTCCTCAAGGCGAGCCTTGGTAAGGACGCCCACGCCGCGGGCGGCATCGCCTTCGACCCACCGCTCCCGCAGTTCAAGCGCGAGGCCGTCGCGAGGCTCGGCTTCGGCGTCGTGAACAAGATGTTCATGGAGCTGGAGGCCGTGCCAGCGGCGAGACCGGAAGGCGACCGAGGTGGCGGCGGCGAGCACCCGCTAGCCGCGTCTGCGCCACCGGAGTTCCCGTTCCTACACATGGCTTTCCGGGGGCACGTGTCGGAGATCCCGTGGTGGATGCGTGGCACCGAGTCGATCTGCCCCGTCCACGCGGGCTCCAGCGTGGCGCTGGCGTGGTTCGCCGGGCGGGAGGCCGAGCACCTCGAGTCTCTCCCCGACGACGAGGTCATCCGCGGGGTACACTCCACGCTGGACTCCTTCCTCCCGGCCCCGTCACGGTGGAGGGTGAAGCGGATCAAGAGGAGCGGGTGGGCCACGGACCAGCTCTTCCTGGGATCCTACACCTACGTGCCCGTCGGGTCCAGCGGCGAGGACCTCGACCGGATGGCCGAGCCGCTGCCACGCCGGTTGGACGCCGACGTCGACGTTGCCCGCGCGCCGCCGCCCCGCGTTCTGTTCGCCGGCGAGGCGACGCACCGGACGCACTACTCGACGACGCACGCCGCGTACCTGAGCGGTGTGAGGGAGGCCGAGCGGTTGCTGCAGCACTACGCTTAG